In Roseofilum casamattae BLCC-M143, the following proteins share a genomic window:
- a CDS encoding HU family DNA-binding protein, with protein MNKGELVDAVAERATVTKKQADAVLTAALDVIMEAVADGDKVTLVGFGSFERRDRKAREGRNPKTGDKMIIPETQVPAFSAGKAFKEKVAPPGEK; from the coding sequence ATGAATAAAGGCGAACTGGTTGATGCTGTAGCTGAGAGGGCTACCGTTACCAAAAAGCAAGCGGATGCCGTCCTCACAGCAGCTCTGGACGTGATTATGGAGGCTGTAGCCGATGGTGACAAAGTGACCTTGGTGGGCTTTGGCTCATTCGAGCGGCGCGATCGGAAAGCTCGGGAAGGACGAAATCCCAAAACCGGAGACAAGATGATCATTCCTGAAACACAAGTTCCAGCATTTTCTGCTGGAAAAGCATTCAAGGAAAAAGTAGCACCACCGGGAGAAAAGTAA
- a CDS encoding KTSC domain-containing protein: MISAVGYHAETQELEVVFNNGGVYRYCEVPQEEYEGLLASGSKGRYMRNNIIDCYPDYRVSKRKRRY, encoded by the coding sequence ATGATTAGTGCAGTGGGTTATCACGCCGAAACCCAGGAATTAGAAGTAGTGTTTAACAATGGTGGCGTGTATCGCTACTGTGAAGTACCGCAAGAGGAATATGAAGGGTTGCTGGCGTCCGGATCGAAAGGTCGATACATGCGAAATAATATTATTGATTGTTATCCGGATTATCGGGTCTCTAAACGCAAAAGACGCTATTAG
- a CDS encoding DUF3318 domain-containing protein — MYRDNAPHRWRDRDPEIPRLVELMPASGRMLTQLVSRPEQSQVIDAPFPSPWKRSRPIYINFDLLRQLTLPEQDLAVLHAVCWVCQVQWFKPSWDRAIAVGGVVGMAIELSQGDPIGVLAAGGVAAMAGMQIWRNNRQTEVMVEADSIAVRVASRRGYTEAEAANYSISAIERIAQIEGRNGLSLVELLRCQNLRAIAAGQSTRSNQ, encoded by the coding sequence ATGTATCGCGATAATGCTCCGCATCGCTGGCGCGATCGCGACCCCGAAATTCCCCGTTTAGTGGAGTTAATGCCCGCTTCCGGACGAATGCTGACCCAGTTGGTCAGCCGTCCGGAGCAATCTCAGGTTATCGATGCGCCGTTTCCTTCGCCCTGGAAGCGATCGCGCCCGATTTATATTAATTTTGACCTGTTGCGCCAATTAACCCTACCAGAGCAAGATTTAGCCGTGCTGCACGCGGTTTGTTGGGTCTGTCAGGTGCAGTGGTTTAAGCCGAGTTGGGATCGGGCGATCGCCGTTGGTGGTGTGGTCGGTATGGCGATCGAGCTGTCACAAGGCGACCCCATCGGCGTGTTGGCTGCTGGCGGCGTGGCAGCCATGGCAGGGATGCAGATTTGGCGCAATAATCGACAAACCGAAGTTATGGTGGAAGCCGATAGTATTGCGGTGCGCGTGGCCAGTCGGCGCGGATATACGGAAGCAGAAGCGGCAAACTATTCGATTTCGGCGATCGAGCGTATTGCTCAAATTGAAGGGCGCAACGGGTTATCATTAGTGGAGTTGCTGCGCTGCCAAAATTTGCGCGCGATCGCAGCAGGACAATCCACTCGATCTAACCAGTAA
- the hpsN gene encoding hormogonium polysaccharide biosynthesis glycosyltransferase HpsN yields the protein MVSLPSISVIVPTYGREEPLRDTLQDVLKQDYPNFEVLVVDQTEQHKPEIQEFLDELASSGKIKLFRVSWASLPGARNYAVRRSTGEIILFIDDDVVLPEGYLQAHAANYTRPELGAVAGRVFDRMKLGESQNSYSIETLPPQAFDPGIAWYHIDLVHTTKAQEVISARGCNMSFRREIFTEYGLEFDERFRGSAVREESDFCLRLRQTGYKIWYDPEANLVHLGEETGGCHDISTRSLKYQITFYHNHFLMGLKNLTLLQQVRFFAKLFDCHVLGHPPCNKSGSPVKIITRAGFYSLGYLSAWNTRLTSLWQTGQSYSQQDEQWEPSHSN from the coding sequence ATGGTCAGTTTACCTTCTATTTCGGTTATTGTTCCGACTTACGGTCGTGAAGAACCCCTACGGGATACTCTGCAAGATGTGCTCAAGCAAGATTATCCCAATTTTGAGGTGCTGGTGGTCGATCAAACGGAGCAGCATAAACCGGAGATTCAAGAGTTTTTAGATGAGTTAGCTAGTTCGGGAAAAATTAAGCTATTCCGCGTTAGTTGGGCCAGTTTACCTGGCGCTCGCAATTATGCCGTGCGACGCTCGACTGGCGAGATTATTCTGTTTATTGATGATGATGTGGTGCTTCCGGAAGGATATCTCCAGGCTCATGCGGCTAACTATACGCGCCCGGAGCTGGGGGCTGTGGCCGGTCGCGTTTTTGACCGAATGAAGTTAGGAGAATCGCAAAATAGTTATAGCATTGAGACCTTGCCTCCCCAAGCTTTCGATCCGGGAATTGCTTGGTATCATATCGATTTGGTGCATACGACGAAGGCACAGGAGGTGATTTCGGCACGCGGGTGTAATATGTCGTTCCGCCGAGAGATTTTTACCGAATACGGTCTCGAGTTTGACGAACGATTTCGCGGCAGTGCGGTACGGGAAGAGTCTGATTTTTGCCTGCGCTTGCGGCAAACGGGCTATAAAATTTGGTACGATCCGGAGGCAAATTTAGTCCATTTAGGCGAAGAAACGGGGGGATGCCACGATATTTCGACGCGATCGCTAAAATACCAGATTACGTTCTATCACAACCACTTTCTCATGGGGTTGAAGAACTTAACTCTTTTGCAACAAGTGCGCTTCTTTGCCAAGCTATTCGATTGCCATGTTTTAGGACATCCACCCTGTAATAAGAGCGGTTCGCCAGTAAAGATTATTACTCGTGCTGGGTTCTATAGTTTGGGATATCTGAGTGCGTGGAATACTCGTCTGACATCCTTGTGGCAAACCGGACAAAGTTACAGCCAACAAGACGAGCAGTGGGAACCTTCTCATAGTAATTAG
- a CDS encoding four-carbon acid sugar kinase family protein, whose amino-acid sequence MTAKPKIIVLDDDPTGSQTVHSCLLLVQWDVETLRLGLSDDSPIMFILTNTRSLPPEQARQVTVEVCQNLQNAIAAEQITNILVVSRSDSTLRGHYPIETDAIADKLGPFDAHFLIPAFFEGGRVTRDSIHYIAIDGTLTPVHETEFARDSVFGYHHSYLPDYVAEKTEGQISSDRVERFAIEDIRQGSCDRLMTLHNNQCAVVDGEVQADLDRFATDLLHATSQGKRFLLRSAASILTSLADLPRQPVMAEDMNQYVREAETGVILVGSHVRKTTEQLQELLQATDIEGIEVDVRILLENNQKEQQRLIESILSQVTGIRDRGRTPVIYTSREELSFSSIETRLEFGTRVSQVLMTVVQNLPDNIGYLISKGGITSNDVLSKGLSLRSARLLGQILPGCSLVRTPTDHPQYPSLPVVLFPGNVGDRHGLTTVYQRLSAFLNTSQ is encoded by the coding sequence ATGACGGCCAAACCAAAAATTATTGTTCTCGATGACGATCCGACGGGATCGCAAACCGTGCATAGCTGTTTGCTCCTCGTGCAGTGGGATGTGGAAACCTTGCGACTCGGGTTAAGCGATGATTCGCCGATTATGTTTATTTTGACGAATACGAGGTCATTGCCGCCAGAACAGGCGCGGCAAGTTACTGTAGAAGTCTGTCAAAATTTGCAAAACGCGATCGCTGCCGAACAAATTACCAATATATTAGTCGTCAGTCGCTCCGACTCCACCTTACGCGGACATTATCCCATTGAAACGGATGCGATCGCCGACAAACTCGGCCCTTTTGACGCGCATTTTCTCATTCCCGCGTTCTTTGAAGGCGGACGAGTTACCCGCGACAGCATTCATTATATCGCGATCGATGGTACTCTAACTCCGGTGCATGAAACCGAGTTTGCGCGAGACTCTGTCTTTGGTTATCATCACTCTTACTTACCGGACTATGTGGCGGAGAAAACAGAAGGTCAGATAAGTAGCGATCGCGTGGAACGATTCGCGATCGAAGATATTCGTCAAGGAAGTTGCGATCGCCTAATGACTCTCCACAATAACCAATGTGCCGTAGTTGATGGGGAAGTGCAAGCCGATCTCGACCGGTTTGCCACAGACTTACTGCACGCCACCTCCCAAGGAAAACGCTTTCTCTTGCGCAGCGCTGCTAGCATTCTTACCTCCCTCGCCGACTTACCGAGGCAACCGGTAATGGCCGAAGACATGAATCAATATGTACGAGAGGCTGAAACTGGAGTAATTTTAGTCGGTTCTCACGTGCGCAAAACCACGGAACAACTGCAGGAACTGCTGCAAGCGACCGATATTGAAGGGATAGAGGTTGATGTTAGGATTTTACTTGAAAATAACCAAAAGGAGCAACAACGTCTCATTGAGAGTATTTTAAGTCAAGTGACCGGGATTCGCGATCGCGGCCGGACTCCAGTTATTTATACCTCTCGCGAAGAACTGAGTTTCTCCAGCATTGAAACGCGGCTGGAGTTTGGCACGAGAGTTTCGCAAGTGCTGATGACTGTCGTGCAAAACCTGCCGGACAATATCGGATATCTGATTAGTAAAGGCGGAATTACATCCAACGACGTTTTGAGTAAAGGACTGTCCTTGCGCTCGGCGCGGTTGCTCGGGCAAATTCTACCCGGATGTTCCTTAGTGCGCACCCCCACAGACCACCCCCAATATCCCAGCTTACCCGTCGTTCTGTTTCCCGGCAACGTAGGCGATCGCCACGGCTTGACCACAGTATATCAGCGCTTGAGTGCATTTCTTAACACTTCGCAATAA
- a CDS encoding NAD(P)H-quinone oxidoreductase subunit M: MLLKSTTRHIRIFTALVENGELNPSEDKLTLDVDPDNELNWTDAALQKVYSKFEELVAASAGQDLTEYNLRRIGSDLEHLVRSLLQNGELSYNLESRVLNYSMGLPQVPVED; the protein is encoded by the coding sequence ATGTTACTCAAATCGACGACCCGCCATATTCGTATTTTTACGGCTCTCGTAGAAAATGGAGAACTCAATCCTTCTGAGGATAAGCTGACTCTAGATGTGGATCCCGATAACGAACTCAATTGGACGGATGCTGCGCTGCAAAAGGTCTATAGCAAATTTGAGGAGTTGGTGGCGGCTTCTGCCGGGCAAGACCTAACCGAGTATAATTTGCGTCGAATTGGTTCGGATTTGGAGCATTTGGTGCGATCGCTCCTCCAAAATGGAGAACTCAGCTATAACCTGGAAAGCCGAGTGCTCAATTACAGCATGGGATTGCCGCAAGTGCCGGTCGAGGACTGA
- a CDS encoding bleomycin resistance family protein: MNAKGITPILNISSLQESFDWFETLGWEKKWDWGDPPNFGAVGSGECEIFLCQDGQGGRGKGDNSSTFGPDGDETQDRGMWLSIWVDEVDEIYAIAQDAGIEVVLPPEDLPWGVRECHVRHPDGHVLRVSCNSH, from the coding sequence ATGAACGCTAAAGGAATAACTCCAATTCTTAATATCTCGAGCTTGCAGGAAAGCTTTGATTGGTTCGAGACGTTAGGTTGGGAAAAAAAATGGGATTGGGGAGATCCACCAAACTTTGGTGCTGTCGGTTCCGGTGAATGCGAGATCTTCTTGTGTCAGGATGGACAGGGAGGCCGTGGTAAAGGTGACAATTCGAGTACCTTTGGTCCAGATGGAGATGAAACTCAAGATAGGGGGATGTGGCTATCAATTTGGGTTGATGAGGTAGATGAGATTTATGCCATAGCTCAAGATGCTGGTATAGAAGTCGTCCTCCCTCCTGAAGATCTACCTTGGGGAGTAAGGGAATGTCATGTTAGGCATCCAGACGGTCATGTCTTGAGGGTGAGTTGTAACAGCCATTAA
- the cobD gene encoding threonine-phosphate decarboxylase CobD produces MSVVHPIHGGNLIWAASQAGCSPDRIVDFSASINPLGPPESAIAAITAHLDRVKAYPDPAYTQLREHLGHFHQIPPEFIWPGNGAAEVLAWIARHLSQLDATYLFAPGFRDYWRSLKAFQARIKPVQLNWQATSCPLPHPHGSRCGLLLNNPHNPTGQLWQREEILPLLEQFAMVVVDEAFMDFLDPCSEQSLIPQIAEYPHLVIARSLTKFYSLPGLRLGYAIAHPDLIQQWQQWRNPWSVNILAEVAAIAAIADTDFARQTWDWLPPTRDRLLNGLRSLSRLNPIPGTANFLLVEIDGSATQLQQTLLQQYQILIRDCLSFPELGDRYFRIAVRSDRENQQLLQALAHLLS; encoded by the coding sequence GTGTCTGTAGTCCATCCCATTCATGGAGGAAATCTGATCTGGGCAGCCTCGCAAGCAGGCTGTTCGCCCGATCGCATTGTGGATTTTTCGGCCAGCATTAATCCTTTAGGACCGCCCGAATCGGCGATCGCAGCTATAACCGCTCATCTGGATCGGGTGAAAGCCTATCCAGATCCGGCATATACCCAGTTGCGAGAACACCTGGGTCATTTCCACCAAATTCCCCCAGAGTTCATTTGGCCGGGAAATGGGGCCGCCGAAGTGCTCGCGTGGATCGCTCGTCATTTATCCCAGTTGGATGCAACTTATCTATTTGCTCCGGGCTTTCGGGACTACTGGCGCTCCCTCAAAGCCTTTCAAGCAAGGATAAAACCAGTTCAACTCAACTGGCAAGCAACCTCCTGTCCCCTACCCCATCCCCATGGGTCTCGCTGTGGATTATTACTGAATAATCCACATAACCCCACGGGCCAACTCTGGCAGCGAGAAGAGATCCTTCCCCTGTTGGAGCAATTTGCCATGGTAGTCGTCGATGAAGCCTTTATGGACTTCCTCGACCCCTGCAGCGAGCAAAGCCTAATCCCGCAGATCGCCGAATATCCCCATCTGGTAATCGCGCGATCGCTCACCAAATTTTACAGCCTACCCGGCTTGCGCCTCGGCTATGCCATTGCTCATCCCGACTTAATCCAGCAATGGCAACAATGGCGGAATCCTTGGTCGGTTAATATCCTCGCCGAAGTCGCTGCCATCGCCGCGATCGCGGATACAGACTTTGCTCGGCAGACCTGGGATTGGTTGCCGCCAACTCGCGATCGCCTGCTAAACGGTTTGCGCTCCCTAAGCAGACTCAATCCTATTCCAGGAACAGCCAACTTCCTGTTAGTAGAAATCGATGGCTCGGCAACCCAACTGCAACAGACTTTGTTGCAGCAGTACCAAATCCTGATTCGAGACTGCTTGAGCTTTCCCGAATTAGGCGATCGCTACTTCCGCATTGCCGTGCGATCGGACCGAGAAAACCAACAATTATTGCAGGCATTAGCCCATCTGCTCTCCTAG
- the hpsL gene encoding hormogonium polysaccharide biosynthesis protein HpsL translates to MAKSKLKSKGKAPPPGILEKPPPTKEELAAKKREAANARKKFMGALGQSIGFGSVFGIIGIATTGDPKSFLGGLLGMTVLLMSLKYPIQALWAFYIYMPFSGTVVYWVGGANALFHLAKDAFYIPGLMGIYQYCKRYRLPFFVPKAFIAPLFLLLAYCIFIILFINPQINKGGDKPILLGILGLKVFMGYIPLVSCGYYMIRGKKELLWITRITTVLAIITCVLCLMQYQMLSSGTCQGTRGATGDALFKASVEAKCLVGGALTFSPSQNQIRLPSTLASPWHWGWYMICSAFFTFATAFCDSSPFWQIAGFVGMGLNFICSVISGQRIATLLVPVVTIILLVLTGQVANLKRFIPIALGLTLLLGGAAIAFPDVLQERIDSLTSRLDASNPADFIAAQAEESAGHSGLFGKGLGRATNSARAFGRVRLIETWFPKVLYEVGKPGLGLFLLLVTVLTWQTFKAYRSVKDKNLRGFGACFWVFIFIISYQTYWYPLDTDPVCVYFWLFAGITLKLPAIDKEETKKKKELEALLEEQIHSQGSKKSKSRSSKSKSKKTESRNTRRKSSKTKTTRSKR, encoded by the coding sequence ATGGCCAAAAGCAAACTGAAATCGAAAGGCAAAGCCCCACCTCCAGGGATATTAGAAAAACCCCCTCCCACGAAAGAAGAACTGGCTGCCAAAAAACGCGAAGCGGCCAATGCTCGGAAAAAGTTTATGGGAGCGCTCGGCCAGTCCATCGGATTTGGTTCCGTCTTTGGAATTATCGGTATCGCCACCACCGGCGACCCCAAGTCTTTCTTGGGAGGACTCTTAGGGATGACAGTGCTGCTCATGTCCCTCAAATATCCCATCCAAGCGCTCTGGGCATTTTATATTTACATGCCCTTTAGCGGCACTGTTGTTTATTGGGTTGGAGGGGCTAATGCCCTCTTTCACCTGGCCAAAGATGCCTTTTATATCCCCGGACTCATGGGGATATACCAATACTGCAAGCGATATCGACTCCCCTTCTTCGTTCCCAAAGCTTTTATTGCTCCCCTATTTCTCCTCCTCGCCTATTGCATTTTTATTATTCTCTTCATCAATCCCCAGATTAACAAAGGAGGGGATAAACCTATTCTCCTAGGTATTTTAGGTTTGAAAGTCTTCATGGGATACATCCCTCTGGTCAGTTGTGGGTACTACATGATTCGCGGGAAAAAAGAACTGCTCTGGATTACGCGAATCACAACCGTTTTGGCAATTATCACCTGCGTCTTATGCTTGATGCAGTATCAAATGCTCTCTTCTGGAACCTGCCAGGGAACGCGCGGTGCTACTGGAGATGCTCTCTTCAAAGCGAGCGTAGAAGCCAAATGTTTAGTTGGAGGTGCTCTGACATTCAGTCCTTCACAAAACCAAATTCGCTTACCCAGTACCTTGGCCTCTCCTTGGCACTGGGGTTGGTACATGATCTGTAGTGCATTCTTTACTTTTGCAACTGCATTTTGCGACTCTTCGCCTTTCTGGCAAATTGCAGGATTTGTGGGTATGGGTCTTAACTTTATCTGCTCGGTCATTTCCGGCCAGCGGATTGCGACCCTACTGGTTCCAGTCGTGACAATCATCTTACTGGTACTTACGGGACAAGTGGCAAATCTGAAGCGGTTTATTCCGATCGCTCTGGGATTAACGCTATTGTTAGGAGGAGCTGCGATCGCGTTCCCTGACGTGCTACAAGAAAGAATCGACAGTTTAACCAGTCGTCTCGATGCTTCCAATCCTGCTGATTTTATTGCCGCACAAGCTGAAGAGTCAGCTGGGCACTCCGGTTTATTTGGTAAAGGTTTAGGGAGAGCGACTAATTCAGCTCGGGCATTTGGCCGAGTGAGGTTGATTGAGACCTGGTTTCCAAAAGTGCTTTATGAAGTTGGGAAACCGGGTTTGGGCTTATTTTTATTGTTAGTGACGGTATTAACTTGGCAGACCTTTAAAGCTTACCGTTCGGTGAAAGACAAAAATTTGCGCGGGTTTGGGGCTTGTTTTTGGGTATTTATCTTCATTATTAGCTATCAAACCTATTGGTATCCTCTAGATACCGATCCCGTCTGCGTTTATTTCTGGTTATTTGCCGGAATTACTTTAAAGTTGCCAGCAATTGATAAGGAGGAGACGAAGAAGAAAAAGGAATTGGAGGCTTTGTTGGAGGAACAAATCCACTCTCAAGGATCGAAAAAGTCGAAATCGCGTTCCTCTAAATCTAAATCCAAGAAAACAGAGTCTAGAAATACTAGGCGAAAATCGAGTAAAACGAAAACGACAAGGAGCAAGCGTTAA
- a CDS encoding NupC/NupG family nucleoside CNT transporter, with translation MNPILNVISALGIVALCAIAWLGSENRRIIPWKTILFGITLQLIIGLLVFVLPTRELIAQLNNVLNVLLDASEAGARFLFGGGSSSFVPDPNRVVGPGPAGRWITRAIGQAYVVIPGDKIGSDNMNPGYIFAFRSLPQIVFFSALVALLYRLNIIQPVVMVFAKIFQKTMKISGAESLSGAANIFVGIESAIAVKPFLAKMTRSELCAILTSCFGSIASSVLGLYAGFLRPVFPSIAGHLVSASIITIPACFVISKLLVPETGVPETMGNIPEEPKEDPEKRPNPMDSTIVGALDGVKMAVGIAAVIIAILGIVALINSLFDALAGLPEPLGSAFQVVSLQNIMGVLFFPLTVLTGVSLDINEIWQVSTIIGRRVFETSIPPYITLAGLSNSGAISDRAMLITSYVLCGFTHFASYGIFVGGLSSLIPERRSEVSSLGLKALWGATLATIMTGCIAGLFDFGNPMVLGR, from the coding sequence ATGAACCCCATCTTAAATGTAATCTCAGCCTTGGGCATCGTGGCATTATGCGCGATCGCTTGGTTAGGCTCGGAAAACCGCCGAATTATTCCCTGGAAGACGATCCTTTTCGGCATTACCCTCCAGCTTATTATTGGATTGTTGGTCTTCGTGCTGCCGACTCGGGAGTTAATCGCGCAACTGAATAACGTGCTCAACGTTCTGCTCGATGCGTCCGAAGCAGGCGCGCGCTTCTTATTCGGTGGCGGTAGTTCCTCCTTCGTCCCCGACCCCAACCGAGTGGTGGGACCCGGACCTGCCGGACGTTGGATTACCCGCGCTATCGGTCAAGCTTACGTGGTTATTCCCGGTGATAAAATCGGTTCGGATAACATGAATCCGGGTTACATTTTTGCCTTCCGGTCTTTGCCACAAATTGTCTTTTTCTCCGCTCTCGTGGCTCTGCTCTATCGGCTGAACATCATTCAACCGGTGGTCATGGTTTTCGCCAAGATCTTCCAAAAGACGATGAAAATCAGCGGCGCCGAATCCTTATCGGGTGCGGCGAATATCTTTGTCGGGATTGAATCTGCGATCGCGGTAAAACCATTTCTCGCAAAGATGACCCGTAGCGAACTCTGTGCCATTCTCACCAGTTGCTTCGGTTCCATCGCCTCCTCCGTACTCGGCTTATACGCGGGATTTTTGCGTCCGGTCTTTCCCTCCATCGCCGGCCACCTCGTCTCCGCTTCCATCATTACCATTCCTGCCTGTTTCGTGATTTCCAAGCTCCTCGTACCGGAAACTGGAGTCCCGGAAACCATGGGTAACATTCCGGAAGAGCCGAAAGAAGACCCCGAAAAACGCCCCAACCCCATGGACAGTACTATTGTCGGTGCTTTAGATGGGGTGAAAATGGCGGTGGGTATCGCGGCGGTGATTATCGCCATTCTCGGTATTGTGGCTCTGATTAACTCATTGTTCGATGCTCTTGCCGGACTTCCCGAACCTTTGGGTAGCGCCTTCCAAGTGGTTAGTTTGCAAAATATTATGGGAGTCTTGTTTTTCCCGCTCACCGTCCTGACTGGCGTTTCCCTAGACATCAACGAAATTTGGCAAGTCTCCACCATTATCGGCCGTCGCGTCTTTGAAACCAGCATCCCTCCCTACATTACCTTAGCCGGACTCAGCAATAGCGGCGCAATCAGCGATCGCGCCATGCTCATTACCAGCTACGTGCTCTGCGGATTTACGCACTTCGCGTCCTACGGAATTTTTGTCGGCGGTCTCTCTTCCCTCATTCCCGAACGGCGATCGGAAGTCTCTTCCCTCGGTCTGAAAGCCTTGTGGGGCGCGACCTTGGCAACTATTATGACCGGTTGCATCGCCGGACTGTTTGATTTCGGTAACCCCATGGTTCTCGGTAGATAG
- the hpsO gene encoding hormogonium polysaccharide biosynthesis glycosyltransferase HpsO — MKILVASHTYIVDLNREKLRKMVEIDPKVEVTVVVPKRWRPGGVQNKIIDTEPVDEGRFRVIPLSHLSQNNQGLLMFGLDLNRLLKSFQPQIIQTEQGAKALSQAQLIALNKQLKLNAKNVFFTWWNLPYETQFPLSILHGYNLRGSHGIITGNQDGMEVLRDFGYEGPMKVMPQLGVDEELFAPQPQPQLKLSLGINSDDFVVGFVGRFVEEKGLFSLFNALKEIKDRPWKWVLLGRGSLKQELLDRASELGLRDKIICIDSVPHDLVYQYINLMDVLVLPSETTYKFKTLTAAGWKEQFGHVLIEAMACKVPVIGSDSGEIPYVIDRAGLVFPEANVDALRQCLLQVMDDESLRQNLAEKGYNRVMDNYTNTALAKQQLEFYQQLL, encoded by the coding sequence GTGAAAATTTTAGTTGCTAGCCATACTTACATTGTCGATTTGAATCGCGAGAAGTTGCGGAAAATGGTCGAAATCGACCCCAAGGTTGAGGTGACTGTGGTTGTTCCAAAACGATGGAGACCTGGAGGAGTTCAGAATAAAATTATTGATACTGAACCGGTTGATGAAGGACGTTTCCGCGTGATTCCCTTATCTCACCTGAGTCAGAATAACCAAGGATTACTGATGTTTGGGTTAGATCTCAATCGGCTGCTTAAGAGTTTTCAACCTCAGATTATACAAACCGAACAGGGCGCCAAAGCATTGAGCCAGGCACAGTTAATTGCCCTAAACAAACAGTTAAAGTTAAATGCCAAGAATGTATTCTTTACCTGGTGGAATTTACCCTATGAAACTCAGTTTCCTCTCTCTATTTTACACGGGTATAACTTGAGAGGTTCTCATGGCATTATTACGGGAAACCAAGATGGTATGGAAGTGCTCCGAGATTTTGGATATGAAGGGCCGATGAAAGTCATGCCACAGTTAGGGGTAGATGAGGAGTTATTTGCACCACAACCTCAACCGCAACTGAAGCTATCATTAGGAATAAATTCTGATGATTTTGTTGTTGGTTTTGTGGGTAGATTTGTGGAGGAAAAAGGATTATTTTCGCTGTTTAATGCCTTAAAGGAAATCAAAGATCGGCCGTGGAAGTGGGTGCTGTTAGGGCGAGGATCTCTGAAACAAGAGTTACTCGATCGCGCGTCGGAATTAGGATTGCGAGACAAAATTATTTGTATTGATAGCGTTCCTCACGATCTCGTTTATCAGTATATTAATCTGATGGATGTATTGGTACTTCCGTCTGAAACAACTTACAAGTTTAAGACCTTAACGGCGGCCGGTTGGAAAGAACAGTTCGGTCACGTACTCATTGAAGCCATGGCGTGTAAAGTACCGGTCATTGGATCGGATTCTGGGGAAATTCCTTATGTTATCGATCGCGCTGGATTAGTCTTTCCCGAAGCTAATGTGGATGCTCTGCGTCAGTGTTTGTTGCAAGTAATGGATGACGAATCGTTGCGCCAGAATCTCGCAGAGAAGGGCTACAATAGAGTAATGGACAACTATACAAATACGGCGTTAGCCAAACAGCAGCTCGAGTTTTATCAACAGTTACTGTAG